A single region of the Sorghum bicolor cultivar BTx623 chromosome 7, Sorghum_bicolor_NCBIv3, whole genome shotgun sequence genome encodes:
- the LOC110437289 gene encoding protein FAR1-RELATED SEQUENCE 9-like — MVHPQDSVLQFLTQYEYIMETMIEKEYREAAKGETTNPLLWGRSQIEKQVSKFYTRSIFFKFQELLRDSTALTIDSIAKEGSQMTVQVLKRVYKEGEVTMKTYNVAANQGSETYTCSCNMFDQDGLLCPHILKVFTTFDVQHVPQKYLLHRWSEEATLKVPQHLSGPEPVFGVPETNKLRYNALCRKMIQLAADACVGPEEYMGAKEVERGVKQTKFKNPPAKDPQGRPRDKVDRKKTIVQQVKEKAIKKNKSKAKKDKAKESVCLVCHEEGHGVETCKFLSAAMHLRDTELKL; from the exons ATGGTGCACCCACAGGACTCAGTGTTGCAGTTCCTTACCCAATATGAGTACATAATGGAAACAATGATTGAGAAGGAGTATCGAGAAGCAGCAAAAGGTGAAACGACAAATCCACTGTTGTGGGGGAGGTCTCAAATTGAGAAGCAAGTATCTAAGTTCTACACTAGAAGTATATTCTTCAAATTTCAAGAGTTGCTGCGTGATTCCACGGCATTAACTATAGATTCGATTGCTAAAGAGGGAAGCCAAATGACAGTGCAG GTGTTGAAACGAGTATACAAGGAAGGTGAGGTGACAATGAAAACATACAATGTtgctgcgaatcaggggtctgAAACATACACTTGCTCTTGCAACATGTTTGACCAAGATGGTCTCCTGTGTCCTCACATCCTGAAAGTCTTTACTACATTTGATGTGCAACATGTACCACAAAAGTATCTGCTGCACAGGTGGTCTGAAGAAGCTACGCTGAAAGTTCCTCAACATTTGTCAGGTCCTGAACCAGTGTTTGGTGTTCCAGAGACAAATAAGCTGAGGTACAATGCATTGTGTAGGAAAATGAtacagctggctgctgatgcttGTGTGGGTCCAGAAGAGTACATG ggtgcaaaggaggtggagagaGGGGTGAAACAAACAAAGTTCAAGAACCCTCCAGCAAAAGATCCACAAGGGAGGCCTAGGGACAAGGTTGACCGTAAGAAGACCATTGTACAACAAGTGAAAGAAAAAGCAATAAAGAAGAACAAGTCCAAGGCTAAGAAAGACAAAGCCAAAGAGTCGGTGTGCTTGGTATGCCACGAAGAAGGCCACGGTGTGGAGACGTGCAAGTTCTTATCGGCAGCAATGCACCTAAGGGACACAGAGTTAAAGCTGTAG